The following coding sequences lie in one Musa acuminata AAA Group cultivar baxijiao chromosome BXJ1-8, Cavendish_Baxijiao_AAA, whole genome shotgun sequence genomic window:
- the LOC135588657 gene encoding uncharacterized protein LOC135588657 isoform X2, producing the protein MLDVFPDYIKEAEDHLSKAVKLNPSLADAWLCLGNCIWKKGDLPSAKNCFSLALSKGPNKKILCQLSMLERSLAQENKSASIEESIKHAREAVMLDIKDGNSWYNLGNACLTSFFVTGAWDHAKLQQSLKAYQNAEKDELMHSNPDLYFNCASANKYLENYERALHGFEAAASKDPGLNADDEAQKITSLLDKIESSLRGLSRSKRLASLVSSLGEVILKSSHGKATVNVLKEGLNKAVAIIGKVLLFIKHENVAPLYYLICDSDQTCFVLSVYGLHSDAIKEGDRVILMEPHYRVIDFSWKGTHYHFQSIRVDFVEQLLVNEKVPAPHHLVRACIHAQHKA; encoded by the exons ATGCTAGACGTATTTCCTGACTATATAAAAGAAGCAGAAGATCATTTATCAAAAGCT GTTAAGTTGAATCCATCTCTTGCAGATGCTTGGTTATGCTTGGGCAATTGCATTTGGAAGAAAGGAGATCTGCCCTCAGCAAAAAACTGCTTTTCTTTAGCATTAAGCAAG GGCCCTAACAAGAAAATTCTTTGTCAGCTATCAATGCTTGAAAGAAGTTTGGCTCAAG AAAATAAATCAgcctctattgaagaaagcattaAACATGCAAGAGAAGCTGTAATGTTGGATATCAAGGATGGAAATTCGTGGT ACAATCTTGGAAATGCATGTCTAACGAGTTTTTTTGTGACTGGAGCATGGGACCATGCAAAACTACAGCAATCACTGAAAGCTTATCAAAATGCT GAGAAGGATGAACTAATGCACTCTAATCCAGACCTTTACTTCAATTGTGCTTCT gCAAACAAGTATCTAGAAAACTATGAAAGGGCCCTTCATGGTTTTGAAGCTGCTGCCTCGAAGGATCCTGGCCTAAATGCTGATGATGAAGCTCAAAAGATCACTAGTCTTCTGGACAAGATAGAGAGTTCACTAAGG GGGTTGTCAAGGTCTAAACGATTAGCATCACTTGTATCATCCTTAGGTGAAGTTATTT TGAAATCATCACATGGCAAAGCTACTGTTAATGTCCTGAAGGAAGGGCTCAACAAAGCAGTTGCAATAATTGGAAAAGTACTCCTCTTCATAAAACATGAGAACGTGGCTCCACT GTATTATCTAATATGTGATTCAGATCAAACTTGTTTTGTCCTGTCAGTATATGGACTTCATAGTGATGCT ATTAAAGAAGGAGATCGAGTAATATTGATGGAACCACATTACCGAGTAATTGATTTTTCATGGAAAGGCACG CATTATCATTTCCAATCTATCCGTGTCGATTTCGTGGAGCAACTTCTTGTTAATGAGAAAGTACCAGCTCCCCATCATCTCGTGCGGGCCTGCATTCATGCACAGCACAAAGCTTGA
- the LOC103996438 gene encoding ent-copalyl diphosphate synthase 1-like isoform X1, whose protein sequence is MKWVAIATDGFPQLRGIWSEDCPLSWPDIKLQLTTLRSCIQHGIQITSDLLSTLLSYLLAEYGVGLIQNGLPVLHLPEHEPQDADEDEDDDGSLELCGSRGIWRMVGEVRAMLRRMGDGEISISAYDTAWVALVKNKDVSGGPRFPSSLRWIVDNQLPDGSWGDAVIFSAHDRMINTLACVIALKSWTIYPDSCRRGLAFIRENMWRLREEEAELMPIGFEVAFPSLVEIAKALELEIPYGDPSLQEIDAKRSLKLKRIPRDVMHEVPTTLLHSLEGMPGLDWDRLLRLQCSDGSFLFSPSSTAFAVMQTGDDNCLNYLQRVIHRFGGGVPNVYPVDLFEHLWVVDRLERLGISRYLEQEIKDCLDYVYRYWTEDGICWAKGTRVHEVDDTSMGFRLLRLHGYDVSAGVFRHFEKDGEFFCFAGQSTQAVTGMYNLNRASQVAFPGEEILDRARSFSYLFLREKQAADQVVDKWIITKDLPGEVAYALDFPWYASLPRVETRLYLEQYGGSSDVWIGKTLYRMPLVNNDVYLELAKLDYNRCQSLHQLEWFDLEKWYEEAGLRWHRVKRRSLLRDYFLAAACVFEPDRAVERLGWARTATMATAVSSFFSCATCTDEMRRSFILDFLDDRSDGHDISRMGGKKAGEVLVGLLRQLIERLAADTRPAFQQQLVRHHLQQAWKEWLMAWHSDASDGFGREETGLLLVRTMESCAGRFSSTELTVTRPNYSRLCHLLSSLCHNLRRRQMVAAKSITEECAVTSSCKDKAVEAEMQELARCVLQTSDDLNHHTKQTFLLVAKSFYYAAHCSPAALRSHISEVLFKPVA, encoded by the exons ATGAAGTGGGTGGCTATTGCCACCGATGGATTTCCTCAACTACGTGGAATTTGGAGCGAAGACTGCCCTCTTTCATGGCCGGACATAAAACTGCAGCTAACCACTCTGCGCAGCTGCATACAGCATGGCATTCAGATTACGAGTGATTTACTGTCCACTTTGCTATCGTATCTACTTGCAGAATACGGCGTAGGCTTGATTCAGAACGGATTGCCTGTTCTTCATCTGCCGGAGCATGAGCCGCAGGACGccgacgaggacgaggacgatgATGGATCGCTTGAG CTCTGTGGATCGAGAGGGATATGGCGGATGGTGGGTGAAGTCAGAGCGATGTTGCGGCGGATGGGTGATGGGGAAATAAGCATCTCCGCATACGACACGGCGTGGGTGGCACTGGTCAAGAACAAAGACGTAAGTGGTGGCCCTCGGTTCCCGTCCAGCCTCCGGTGGATCGTCGACAACCAGCTGCCGGATGGCTCGTGGGGAGACGCTGTCATCTTCTCCGCCCATGATCGGATGATCAACACCCTGGCCTGCGTCATCGCTCTCAAGTCATGGACCATCTATCCGGATAGTTGCAGGAGAG GACTTGCATTTATCCGTGAGAACATGTGGAGATTGCGTGAGGAGGAAGCAGAGCTAATGCCCATCGGCTTCGAAGTCGCTTTCCCCTCCCTCGTTGAAATAGCCAAAGCGCTTGAGCTGGAGATTCCCTATGGTGACCCTTCTTTGCAGGAAATCGACGCCAAGAGAAGTCTGAAACTGAAGAG GATTCCAAGAGATGTGATGCATGAAGTGCCCACCACGCTGCTCCATAGCCTGGAAGGAATGCCGGGCCTGGACTGGGACAGGCTGCTTCGCCTCCAGTGCTCTGACGGCTCCTTTCTCTTCTCACCATCCTCCACGGCTTTTGCTGTGATGCAGACTGGTGATGACAACTGCCTCAATTATCTCCAGAGAGTCATCCATAGATTTGGTGGGGGGG TGCCCAACGTTTACCCCGTCGATCTCTTCGAGCACCTGTGGGTCGTCGATCGCTTGGAGCGTCTCGGGATCTCTCGATACTTGGAGCAGGAGATCAAAGACTGCTTGGACTACGTATACAG ATATTGGACCGAGGACGGCATCTGCTGGGCGAAGGGCACGAGAGTGCACGAAGTGGACGACACATCGATGGGGTTCCGACTGCTCCGGCTGCACGGCTACGACGTCTCCGCCG GCGTGTTCCGGCATTTCGAGAAGGACGGTGAGTTCTTCTGTTTCGCCGGGCAATCGACCCAGGCAGTGACCGGAATGTACAACCTGAACCGGGCGTCGCAGGTGGCCTTCCCCGGGGAGGAGATTCTGGACCGGGCCAGGAGCTTCTCCTACCTGTTCCTGCGAGAGAAGCAAGCCGCCGACCAGGTGGTGGACAAGTGGATCATCACCAAGGACTTGCCGGGCGAG GTGGCGTACGCCCTGGACTTCCCCTGGTACGCCAGCCTGCCTCGCGTGGAGACGAGGCTGTACTTGGAGCAGTATGGAGGCAGCAGCGACGTCTGGATAGGGAAGACGCTCTACAG GATGCCATTGGTGAACAACGACGTGTACTTGGAGTTGGCCAAGTTGGACTATAATCGCTGTCAATCTCTCCATCAGCTCGAATGGTTCGACCTCGAAAA ATGGTACGAGGAGGCCGGTCTACGATGGCACAGGGTGAAGCGGAGGAGCCTACTGAGGGACTACTTTCTAGCGGCCGCTTGCGTGTTCGAACCGGACCGCGCGGTCGAGAGGTTGGGTTGGGCTCGGACCGCCACGATGGCCACGGCCGTCTCGTCGTTCTTTAGCTGCGCCACGTGCACGGACGAGATGAGGCGATCGTTCATCCTCGACTTCCTTGATGATCGAAGCGACGGCCATGACATTAGCAG GATGGGAGGGAAGAAGGCGGGAGAAGTGTTGGTGGGTCTGCTCCGGCAACTGATCGAGCGGCTGGCGGCTGATACACGGCCGGCCTTCCAACAACAGCTGGTCCGCCATCATTTACAACAAGCT TGGAAGGAGTGGTTGATGGCATGGCATAGCGACGCGTCTGACGGATTCGGAAGGGAAGAGACGGGGTTACTGCTGGTCAGGACCATGGAAAGCTGTGCAGGGAGGTTCAGTTCGACGGAGTTAACGGTGACTCGTCCTAATTACAGTCGGCTTTGTCATCTACTGTCTtccctttgtcataatctaaggCGACGACAGATGGTTGCCGCTAAG AGCATCACAGAGGAGTGCGCTGTCACAAGCAGCTGCAAGGACAAGGCAGTAGAAGCAGAGATGCAAGAGCTGGCTCGGTGTGTGCTGCAGACTTCAGATGACCTCAACCACCACACCAAGCAAACATTCCTTCTGGTGGCAAAGAGCTTCTATTACGCTGCTCACTGCTCACCTGCTGCACTCCGCAGCCACATCTCCGAGGTGCTCTTCAAGCCTGTGGCTTAG
- the LOC103996438 gene encoding ent-copalyl diphosphate synthase 1-like isoform X2 — MTTTTMAVGTLALRPRSPTVPVGPCDLGITRRAEKEVRFARWRSHALSKPTTPEYGVGLIQNGLPVLHLPEHEPQDADEDEDDDGSLELCGSRGIWRMVGEVRAMLRRMGDGEISISAYDTAWVALVKNKDVSGGPRFPSSLRWIVDNQLPDGSWGDAVIFSAHDRMINTLACVIALKSWTIYPDSCRRGLAFIRENMWRLREEEAELMPIGFEVAFPSLVEIAKALELEIPYGDPSLQEIDAKRSLKLKRIPRDVMHEVPTTLLHSLEGMPGLDWDRLLRLQCSDGSFLFSPSSTAFAVMQTGDDNCLNYLQRVIHRFGGGVPNVYPVDLFEHLWVVDRLERLGISRYLEQEIKDCLDYVYRYWTEDGICWAKGTRVHEVDDTSMGFRLLRLHGYDVSAGVFRHFEKDGEFFCFAGQSTQAVTGMYNLNRASQVAFPGEEILDRARSFSYLFLREKQAADQVVDKWIITKDLPGEVAYALDFPWYASLPRVETRLYLEQYGGSSDVWIGKTLYRMPLVNNDVYLELAKLDYNRCQSLHQLEWFDLEKWYEEAGLRWHRVKRRSLLRDYFLAAACVFEPDRAVERLGWARTATMATAVSSFFSCATCTDEMRRSFILDFLDDRSDGHDISRMGGKKAGEVLVGLLRQLIERLAADTRPAFQQQLVRHHLQQAWKEWLMAWHSDASDGFGREETGLLLVRTMESCAGRFSSTELTVTRPNYSRLCHLLSSLCHNLRRRQMVAAKSITEECAVTSSCKDKAVEAEMQELARCVLQTSDDLNHHTKQTFLLVAKSFYYAAHCSPAALRSHISEVLFKPVA, encoded by the exons atgacgacgacgacgatggccGTCGGCACGCTGGCGCTGCGACCTCGCTCGCCGACTGTCCCAG TAGGTCCGTGCGATCTGGGCATCACTCGGAGAGCCGAGAAGGAGGTGCGCTTTGCGCGGTGGAGGAGCCATGCATTATCCAAACCCACCACTCCAG AATACGGCGTAGGCTTGATTCAGAACGGATTGCCTGTTCTTCATCTGCCGGAGCATGAGCCGCAGGACGccgacgaggacgaggacgatgATGGATCGCTTGAG CTCTGTGGATCGAGAGGGATATGGCGGATGGTGGGTGAAGTCAGAGCGATGTTGCGGCGGATGGGTGATGGGGAAATAAGCATCTCCGCATACGACACGGCGTGGGTGGCACTGGTCAAGAACAAAGACGTAAGTGGTGGCCCTCGGTTCCCGTCCAGCCTCCGGTGGATCGTCGACAACCAGCTGCCGGATGGCTCGTGGGGAGACGCTGTCATCTTCTCCGCCCATGATCGGATGATCAACACCCTGGCCTGCGTCATCGCTCTCAAGTCATGGACCATCTATCCGGATAGTTGCAGGAGAG GACTTGCATTTATCCGTGAGAACATGTGGAGATTGCGTGAGGAGGAAGCAGAGCTAATGCCCATCGGCTTCGAAGTCGCTTTCCCCTCCCTCGTTGAAATAGCCAAAGCGCTTGAGCTGGAGATTCCCTATGGTGACCCTTCTTTGCAGGAAATCGACGCCAAGAGAAGTCTGAAACTGAAGAG GATTCCAAGAGATGTGATGCATGAAGTGCCCACCACGCTGCTCCATAGCCTGGAAGGAATGCCGGGCCTGGACTGGGACAGGCTGCTTCGCCTCCAGTGCTCTGACGGCTCCTTTCTCTTCTCACCATCCTCCACGGCTTTTGCTGTGATGCAGACTGGTGATGACAACTGCCTCAATTATCTCCAGAGAGTCATCCATAGATTTGGTGGGGGGG TGCCCAACGTTTACCCCGTCGATCTCTTCGAGCACCTGTGGGTCGTCGATCGCTTGGAGCGTCTCGGGATCTCTCGATACTTGGAGCAGGAGATCAAAGACTGCTTGGACTACGTATACAG ATATTGGACCGAGGACGGCATCTGCTGGGCGAAGGGCACGAGAGTGCACGAAGTGGACGACACATCGATGGGGTTCCGACTGCTCCGGCTGCACGGCTACGACGTCTCCGCCG GCGTGTTCCGGCATTTCGAGAAGGACGGTGAGTTCTTCTGTTTCGCCGGGCAATCGACCCAGGCAGTGACCGGAATGTACAACCTGAACCGGGCGTCGCAGGTGGCCTTCCCCGGGGAGGAGATTCTGGACCGGGCCAGGAGCTTCTCCTACCTGTTCCTGCGAGAGAAGCAAGCCGCCGACCAGGTGGTGGACAAGTGGATCATCACCAAGGACTTGCCGGGCGAG GTGGCGTACGCCCTGGACTTCCCCTGGTACGCCAGCCTGCCTCGCGTGGAGACGAGGCTGTACTTGGAGCAGTATGGAGGCAGCAGCGACGTCTGGATAGGGAAGACGCTCTACAG GATGCCATTGGTGAACAACGACGTGTACTTGGAGTTGGCCAAGTTGGACTATAATCGCTGTCAATCTCTCCATCAGCTCGAATGGTTCGACCTCGAAAA ATGGTACGAGGAGGCCGGTCTACGATGGCACAGGGTGAAGCGGAGGAGCCTACTGAGGGACTACTTTCTAGCGGCCGCTTGCGTGTTCGAACCGGACCGCGCGGTCGAGAGGTTGGGTTGGGCTCGGACCGCCACGATGGCCACGGCCGTCTCGTCGTTCTTTAGCTGCGCCACGTGCACGGACGAGATGAGGCGATCGTTCATCCTCGACTTCCTTGATGATCGAAGCGACGGCCATGACATTAGCAG GATGGGAGGGAAGAAGGCGGGAGAAGTGTTGGTGGGTCTGCTCCGGCAACTGATCGAGCGGCTGGCGGCTGATACACGGCCGGCCTTCCAACAACAGCTGGTCCGCCATCATTTACAACAAGCT TGGAAGGAGTGGTTGATGGCATGGCATAGCGACGCGTCTGACGGATTCGGAAGGGAAGAGACGGGGTTACTGCTGGTCAGGACCATGGAAAGCTGTGCAGGGAGGTTCAGTTCGACGGAGTTAACGGTGACTCGTCCTAATTACAGTCGGCTTTGTCATCTACTGTCTtccctttgtcataatctaaggCGACGACAGATGGTTGCCGCTAAG AGCATCACAGAGGAGTGCGCTGTCACAAGCAGCTGCAAGGACAAGGCAGTAGAAGCAGAGATGCAAGAGCTGGCTCGGTGTGTGCTGCAGACTTCAGATGACCTCAACCACCACACCAAGCAAACATTCCTTCTGGTGGCAAAGAGCTTCTATTACGCTGCTCACTGCTCACCTGCTGCACTCCGCAGCCACATCTCCGAGGTGCTCTTCAAGCCTGTGGCTTAG
- the LOC135581354 gene encoding N-terminal acetyltransferase B complex catalytic subunit NAA20-like, with protein MATIRRFCCNDLLRFASVNLDHRTETFNMSFYMTYLARWPDYFHVAEGPGNCIMGYIMGKVEGQGESWHGHVTAVTVAPEYRRQQLAKKLMHLLENISDKIDKAYFVDLFVRASNMPAIKMYEKLGYVIYRRVLRYYSGEEDGLDMRKALSRDVDKKSMIPLKRPITPDELEYD; from the exons ATGGCAACCATCCGCCGGTTTTGCTGCAATGATCTCCTCCGCTTTGCTTCCGTAAATCTTGACCACCGAACCGAGACT TTCAACATGTCATTCTACATGACATACCTGGCTCGGTGGCCTGATTACTTTCACGTTGCAGAGGGCCCTGGTAATTGTATCATGGGGTATA TTATGGGTAAAGTCGAAGGACAAGGTGAATCTTGGCATGGCCATGTAACTGCAGTTACTGTTGCTCCTGAGTATCGAAGACAACAACTAGCCAAAAAACTCATGCACTTATTGGAGAACATCAGTGACAAGAT CGATAAAGCATACTTTGTGGATCTATTTGTAAGGGCATCCAACATGCCTGCTATAAAAATGTATGAAAAG CTTGGCTATGTGATATACCGAAGAGTGCTGCGCTACTACTCTGGGGAAGAAGATGGTTTGG ATATGCGGAAGGCACTATCTCGCGATGTTGATAAGAAATCCATGATACCCCTGAAAAGGCCAATCACTCCAGACGAACTCGAATATGATTAA